In Drosophila santomea strain STO CAGO 1482 chromosome 3L, Prin_Dsan_1.1, whole genome shotgun sequence, a single window of DNA contains:
- the LOC120448081 gene encoding large proline-rich protein BAG6 isoform X4 → MLINLKVKTLDARTHEFSIDNELTIRQFKDQIAEKTNIAAENQRIIYQGRVLADDKQVKEYDVDGKVLHVAERPPFSQRGANARNNDEPMRTFRNVARPPPPGMRTSPYFRALDGMLVGTMAIPVNNGPVAGQTRPPPNRYPNSSSFCINRITVALHMIDCADNIAAYLENPAVGLNNQSLDILQRGRWSMESTVVEVGVSSTDLPRNNNIIDMVQDAVTAALSRTGARNYTVVQLPTVYTNENGETSQQRTGEAGTSEGAASGAASNASGETTAATVIIEDVIETDDEAADGASDRSVTPTPEPEPEGAVGGQPATAAETPTSSAGSANDAAAEGAHNSGPRRRTRPQVLAQVIQHYRGVQARLAPFVDRYYEILQNDPTFEESDTSGRENAQRIFDRVSEAFHYLSHAQHAISDLMLDLSQPGPRVLTCRPILVEQSGYIRSNNIFTPNFLAPASGLLNEPFRNRAPGTASAAGTQTPNTAGTPTAVAPPQAANLQAATDASRSAAAMAEIASRAAGAAAEMAAGAASAAAAAARDLSSDQVEDPVDEPMVAPNAAGAATPAQQQQRLEMDHDQDQDQSETPERENRPVPRLRVYVPVTLPPRNTQMEMARIIQAMVNGQRPNDVHVEFNAPNVMSINLPVHVMTTVRQAPAPGSNETAEPSASESSPESTPATATAESPNAASTSSGTRSGDQRANTLPTTSTQTRSTSRPQIQIGGNNNWGGRIAPTHTAFDRFLPCNSHHIREPEQLLQNNNTNRSTSTAAAGGATVLSPTAAAVTRPVTTGRIQRGSNTFRPMWSSRRQRPASEQLNSLRPAAWAQAQTQTTHVQAAHVGAGSTNGPGVGAGAGAGRVRPTGGSPINRDRLAARTAHVGGGSTNGGLPSGRRGRLQAATSRLSRQFPTLLANFLLNNLRNNAPTASVGSAVAAEGGSAASSSSGAPAPIAATTPAGPPQTVVPTSTPTPAGGDSNNLRSQLRSFLNDSLFVGVPINEQTIPGAIGRALEWFAESLVYLPQYERPEYNSRDSVCNILRVSLRLIIELCNGAPGGADGAQFEQSLKKICDQFRKRLYSVLFLCLGSANAELYWRQLMRLLCTPMRSNFRNEALQFLCIYIDPTIPAQTDTADAQQFLVLRSVQAAPPTAADEQQQQQPQEQSLDTDVEMAEVAASSSSSSSPAADLPVVIVGSEPWHMSFPNDWLPVITRDLQTQAEQSRPQPPFSDAYISGMSAKRRKIIQSEKPTASVECLIANGVQRAIQSAGLGGTSGSASSSSISMDTVIGSIAHDSTVQAAYTDAVRNSLKERIKQDADFKSSKYPQIAKFAEQK, encoded by the exons ATGCTCATAAACCTTAAGGTGAAGACCTTAGATGCGCGCACCCACGAATTCAGCATCGACAATGAG CTCACCATCCGCCAGTTCAAGGACCAAATAGCCGAGAAGACAAACATTGCGGCGGAGAACCAGCGTATCATCTACCAGGGTCGCGTTCTGGCCGATGATAAGCAGGTGAAGGAATACG ATGTGGATGGCAAGGTGCTCCATGTGGCCGAACGACCACCGTTCTCGCAGCGCGGTGCCAACGCCCGGAACAATGATGAACCCATGCGCACCTTCCGCAATGTGGCACGTCCTCCGCCGCCGGGAATGCGCACCTCTCCGTATTTCCGCGCCCTCGACGGCATGCTAGTGGGCACCATGGCCATACCCGTTAACAATGGTCCAGTAGCAGGG CAGACTCGTCCTCCACCAAATCGTTATCCCAACTCCTCGTCCTTCTGCATTAACCGCATCACTGTGGCCCTGCACATGATCGATTGCGCCGACAATATAGCAGCCTATCTGGAAAATCCAGCCGTTGGTCTAAACAATCAATCGCTGGACATCCTGCAGCGTGGTCGCTGGTCCATGGAGTCCACTGTCGTGGAAGTGGGTGTCTCCTCGACCGATCTGCCGCGCAACAATAACATCATCGATATGGTCCAAGATGCTGTGACCGCCGCTCTCTCGCGTACTGGCGCCCGCAACTATACGGTGGTGCAGCTGCCCACAGTTTATACCAACGAGAATGGCGAGACCAGCCAGCAGAGGACTGGCGAAGCTGGAACAAGCGAAGGAGCAGCCAGCGGAGCTGCAAGCAATGCTAGTGGTGAAACCACAGCGGCCACTGTGATTATCGAGGATGTTATCGAAACGGACGACGAAGCTGCCGATGGAGCATCGGATCGTTCCGTCACGCCAACACCAGAGCCGGAGCCGGAGGGAGCAGTTGGTGGCCAGCCGGCCACTGCAGCAGAGACTCCCACATCCTCGGCTGGATCAGCAAATGACGCGGCTGCAGAAGGAGCCCACAACTCGGGACCCAGGCGCCGTACGCGTCCGCAGGTGTTGGCCCAAGTTATTCAGCACTATCGTGGCGTACAGGCTCGCTTGGCGCCTTTTGTAGATCGGTACTACGAGATTCTTCAGAACGATCCCACTTTCGAGGAGAGT gACACCTCTGGACGCGAGAACGCGCAGCGAATCTTTGATCGCGTTTCGGAGGCCTTCCACTACCTTTCGCACGCCCAGCACGCTATATCCGATTTAATGCTTGATCTGTCGCAGCCAGGACCACGTGTGCTCACCTGCCGACCCATTCTCGTTGAGCAGAGCGGCTACATACGCTCCAATAACATTTTCACGCCCAACTTCTTGGCACCGGCCTCGGGTCTCCTCAACGAGCCTTTCCGCAATAGAGCACCTGGTACTGCCTCTGCAGCTGGCACGCAAACGCCGAACACCGCAGGCACTCCAACTGCTGTGGCACCGCCGCAGGCTGCCAATTTGCAGGCGGCCACCGATGCCAGCCGCAGTGCAGCGGCCATGGCGGAGATCGCCAGTCGAGCTGCTGGAGCCGCTGCGGAAATGGCTGCTGGAGCTGCTAGTgcggctgccgctgctgctcgCGATTTGTCCAGCGATCAAGTGGAGGATCCCGTCGACGAACCTATGGTGGCGCCAAATGCTGCAGGTGCCGCAACACCtgcacaacagcagcagcgtcTCGAAATGG ATCACGATCAAGATCAAGATCAAAGCGAAACTCCCGAACGAGAAAACCGACCAGTGCCTAGGCTGCGTGTCTATGTGCCAGTGACCCTGCCACCGCGCA ATAcccaaatggaaatggctcGCATTATTCAGGCAATGGTCAATGGTCAGCGGCCGAACGATGTTCATGTGGAATTCAATGCCCCCAACGTCATGTCGATTAACCTACCGGTGCATGTGATGACGACAGTGCGACAGGCTCCGGCACCTGGATCAAACGAAACAGCAGAACCTTCTGCGTCCGAATCCTCCCCTGAAAGTACGCCTGCAACGGCCACTGCAGAGTCTCCAAATGCAGCATCAACATCAAGTGGAACACGCAGTGGCGATCAGAGGGCCAATACCTTGCCCACCACGTCCACGCAAACGCGTTCGACATCAAGGCCACAGATTCAGAttggcggcaacaacaactgggGCGGACGCATTGCTCCCACACACACGGCATTCGACCGCTTCCTGCCTTGCAACAGTCATCACATTCGGGAACCCGAACAGCTGCTCCAAAACAACAATACCAATCGCAGCACctctacagcagcagcaggaggagccaCCGTTCTATCGCCCACAGCCGCTGCCGTAACTCGTCCTG TCACCACTGGTCGCATCCAGCGCGGCAGTAACACGTTCCGCCCAATGTGGTCGTCGCGTCGCCAGCGACCAGCCAGCGAGCAACTAAACAGCCTGCGACCGGCAGCCTGGGCGCAGGCGCAGACCCAAACCACTCATGTTCAAGCCGCCCACGTTGGTGCTGGCAGCACCAATGGGCCCGGAGTCGGAGCCGGGGCCGGAGCCGGAAGAGTGCGGCCCACGGGAGGATCGCCCATCAATCGCGATCGGCTGGCGGCTCGAACGGCCCACGTTGGCGGTGGCAGCACCAACGGAGGCTTGCCCTCTGGCCGGCGGGGGCGACTACAGGCCGCCACCAGCCGCCTGTCACGACAATTTCCCACCCTACTCGCTAATTTTTTGCTTAATAATCTGAGAAATAATGCGCCAACAGCTTCGGTAGGCAGCGCAGTCGCCGCCGAGGGAGGTTCGGCcgcctcatcatcatcaggagCACCTGCCCCAATTGCTGCTACCACACCAGCTGGTCCACCGCAAACTGTTGTGCCGACATCCACACCCACTCCTGCCGGCGGAGATTCGAACAACCTGCGTTCGCAGCTGCGCAGCTTCCTCAACGACAGCCTGTTTGTCGGCGTGCCCATCAACGAGCAGACCATCCCAGGGGCCATTGGTCGCGCACTTGAATGGTTCGCGGAGAGCCTGGTCTACTTGCCGCAATACGAGCGGCCGGAGTACAACTCCCGCGACTCGGTGTGCAACATCCTGCGTGTCAGCCTCCGTCTGATCATCGAGCTTTGTAATGGAGCTCCGGGCGGCGCTGATGGTGCTCAGTTCGAGCAAAGTCTCAAAAAGATCTGTGACCAGTTCCGCAAGCGCCTCTACAGCGTTCTCTTCTTGTGTCTTGGAAGCGCGAACGCGGAGCTCTACTGGCGCCAGCTAATGCGCCTGCTTTGCACACCAATGCGATCCA ACTTCCGCAACGAAGCCCTGCAGTTCTTGTGCATCTACATAGACCCCACGATTCCTGCCCAGACTGACACAGCAGATGCCCAGCAGTTCCTGGTCCTGCGCAGCGTTCAAGCAGCTCCTCCAACAGCTGCCGACGAA cagcagcagcagcagccgcaagAGCAATCTCTGGATACGGATGTTGAGATGGCTGAAGTggccgccagcagcagcagcagcagttcaCCGGCAGCCGACCTACCCGTAGTGATTGTGGGCTCAGAGCCCTGGCACATGAGTTTCCCCAATGATTGGTTGCCAGTGATAACGCGCGATCTACAGACCCAGGCAGAG CAGAGTCGTCCTCAGCCGCCGTTCTCGGATGCCTACATCTCGGGCATGTCCGCCAAGCGGCGCAAGATAATTCAGTCGGAAAAGCCGACGGCCAGCGTGGAGTGTCTCATTGCGAACGGAGTGCAGAGGGCTATCCAAAGCGCCGGTTTGGGTGGAACCAGTGGAAGCGCCTCAAGTTCGTCGATCAGTATGGATACCGTAATCGGTTCCATTGCTCACGACTCCACCGTTCAGGCTGCCTACACGGATGCGGTGCGGAATAGTTTAAAAGAGCGTATCAAGCAGGATGCGGATTTCAAGTCCAGCAAGTATCCACAGATCGCCAAGTTCGCCGAGCAAAAGTAG
- the LOC120448081 gene encoding large proline-rich protein BAG6 isoform X5, with amino-acid sequence MLINLKVKTLDARTHEFSIDNELTIRQFKDQIAEKTNIAAENQRIIYQGRVLADDKQVKEYDVDGKVLHVAERPPFSQRGANARNNDEPMRTFRNVARPPPPGMRTSPYFRALDGMLVGTMAIPVNNGPVAGQTRPPPNRYPNSSSFCINRITVALHMIDCADNIAAYLENPAVGLNNQSLDILQRGRWSMESTVVEVGVSSTDLPRNNNIIDMVQDAVTAALSRTGARNYTVVQLPTVYTNENGETSQQRTGEAGTSEGAASGAASNASGETTAATVIIEDVIETDDEAADGASDRSVTPTPEPEPEGAVGGQPATAAETPTSSAGSANDAAAEGAHNSGPRRRTRPQVLAQVIQHYRGVQARLAPFVDRYYEILQNDPTFEESDTSGRENAQRIFDRVSEAFHYLSHAQHAISDLMLDLSQPGPRVLTCRPILVEQSGYIRSNNIFTPNFLAPASGLLNEPFRNRAPGTASAAGTQTPNTAGTPTAVAPPQAANLQAATDASRSAAAMAEIASRAAGAAAEMAAGAASAAAAAARDLSSDQVEDPVDEPMVAPNAAGAATPAQQQQRLEMDHDQDQDQSETPERENRPVPRLRVYVPVTLPPRNTQMEMARIIQAMVNGQRPNDVHVEFNAPNVMSINLPVHVMTTVRQAPAPGSNETAEPSASESSPESTPATATAESPNAASTSSGTRSGDQRANTLPTTSTQTRSTSRPQIQIGGNNNWGGRIAPTHTAFDRFLPCNSHHIREPEQLLQNNNTNRSTSTAAAGGATVLSPTAAAVTRPVTTGRIQRGSNTFRPMWSSRRQRPASEQLNSLRPAAWAQAQTQTTHVQAAHVGAGSTNGPGVGAGAGAGRVRPTGGSPINRDRLAARTAHVGGGSTNGGLPSGRRGRLQAATSRLSRQFPTLLANFLLNNLRNNAPTASVGSAVAAEGGSAASSSSGAPAPIAATTPAGPPQTVVPTSTPTPAGGDSNNLRSQLRSFLNDSLFVGVPINEQTIPGAIGRALEWFAESLVYLPQYERPEYNSRDSVCNILRVSLRLIIELCNGAPGGADGAQFEQSLKKICDQFRKRLYSVLFLCLGSANAELYWRQLMRLLCTPMRSNFRNEALQFLCIYIDPTIPAQTDTADAQQFLVLRSVQAAPPTAADEQQQPQEQSLDTDVEMAEVAASSSSSSSPAADLPVVIVGSEPWHMSFPNDWLPVITRDLQTQAEQSRPQPPFSDAYISGMSAKRRKIIQSEKPTASVECLIANGVQRAIQSAGLGGTSGSASSSSISMDTVIGSIAHDSTVQAAYTDAVRNSLKERIKQDADFKSSKYPQIAKFAEQK; translated from the exons ATGCTCATAAACCTTAAGGTGAAGACCTTAGATGCGCGCACCCACGAATTCAGCATCGACAATGAG CTCACCATCCGCCAGTTCAAGGACCAAATAGCCGAGAAGACAAACATTGCGGCGGAGAACCAGCGTATCATCTACCAGGGTCGCGTTCTGGCCGATGATAAGCAGGTGAAGGAATACG ATGTGGATGGCAAGGTGCTCCATGTGGCCGAACGACCACCGTTCTCGCAGCGCGGTGCCAACGCCCGGAACAATGATGAACCCATGCGCACCTTCCGCAATGTGGCACGTCCTCCGCCGCCGGGAATGCGCACCTCTCCGTATTTCCGCGCCCTCGACGGCATGCTAGTGGGCACCATGGCCATACCCGTTAACAATGGTCCAGTAGCAGGG CAGACTCGTCCTCCACCAAATCGTTATCCCAACTCCTCGTCCTTCTGCATTAACCGCATCACTGTGGCCCTGCACATGATCGATTGCGCCGACAATATAGCAGCCTATCTGGAAAATCCAGCCGTTGGTCTAAACAATCAATCGCTGGACATCCTGCAGCGTGGTCGCTGGTCCATGGAGTCCACTGTCGTGGAAGTGGGTGTCTCCTCGACCGATCTGCCGCGCAACAATAACATCATCGATATGGTCCAAGATGCTGTGACCGCCGCTCTCTCGCGTACTGGCGCCCGCAACTATACGGTGGTGCAGCTGCCCACAGTTTATACCAACGAGAATGGCGAGACCAGCCAGCAGAGGACTGGCGAAGCTGGAACAAGCGAAGGAGCAGCCAGCGGAGCTGCAAGCAATGCTAGTGGTGAAACCACAGCGGCCACTGTGATTATCGAGGATGTTATCGAAACGGACGACGAAGCTGCCGATGGAGCATCGGATCGTTCCGTCACGCCAACACCAGAGCCGGAGCCGGAGGGAGCAGTTGGTGGCCAGCCGGCCACTGCAGCAGAGACTCCCACATCCTCGGCTGGATCAGCAAATGACGCGGCTGCAGAAGGAGCCCACAACTCGGGACCCAGGCGCCGTACGCGTCCGCAGGTGTTGGCCCAAGTTATTCAGCACTATCGTGGCGTACAGGCTCGCTTGGCGCCTTTTGTAGATCGGTACTACGAGATTCTTCAGAACGATCCCACTTTCGAGGAGAGT gACACCTCTGGACGCGAGAACGCGCAGCGAATCTTTGATCGCGTTTCGGAGGCCTTCCACTACCTTTCGCACGCCCAGCACGCTATATCCGATTTAATGCTTGATCTGTCGCAGCCAGGACCACGTGTGCTCACCTGCCGACCCATTCTCGTTGAGCAGAGCGGCTACATACGCTCCAATAACATTTTCACGCCCAACTTCTTGGCACCGGCCTCGGGTCTCCTCAACGAGCCTTTCCGCAATAGAGCACCTGGTACTGCCTCTGCAGCTGGCACGCAAACGCCGAACACCGCAGGCACTCCAACTGCTGTGGCACCGCCGCAGGCTGCCAATTTGCAGGCGGCCACCGATGCCAGCCGCAGTGCAGCGGCCATGGCGGAGATCGCCAGTCGAGCTGCTGGAGCCGCTGCGGAAATGGCTGCTGGAGCTGCTAGTgcggctgccgctgctgctcgCGATTTGTCCAGCGATCAAGTGGAGGATCCCGTCGACGAACCTATGGTGGCGCCAAATGCTGCAGGTGCCGCAACACCtgcacaacagcagcagcgtcTCGAAATGG ATCACGATCAAGATCAAGATCAAAGCGAAACTCCCGAACGAGAAAACCGACCAGTGCCTAGGCTGCGTGTCTATGTGCCAGTGACCCTGCCACCGCGCA ATAcccaaatggaaatggctcGCATTATTCAGGCAATGGTCAATGGTCAGCGGCCGAACGATGTTCATGTGGAATTCAATGCCCCCAACGTCATGTCGATTAACCTACCGGTGCATGTGATGACGACAGTGCGACAGGCTCCGGCACCTGGATCAAACGAAACAGCAGAACCTTCTGCGTCCGAATCCTCCCCTGAAAGTACGCCTGCAACGGCCACTGCAGAGTCTCCAAATGCAGCATCAACATCAAGTGGAACACGCAGTGGCGATCAGAGGGCCAATACCTTGCCCACCACGTCCACGCAAACGCGTTCGACATCAAGGCCACAGATTCAGAttggcggcaacaacaactgggGCGGACGCATTGCTCCCACACACACGGCATTCGACCGCTTCCTGCCTTGCAACAGTCATCACATTCGGGAACCCGAACAGCTGCTCCAAAACAACAATACCAATCGCAGCACctctacagcagcagcaggaggagccaCCGTTCTATCGCCCACAGCCGCTGCCGTAACTCGTCCTG TCACCACTGGTCGCATCCAGCGCGGCAGTAACACGTTCCGCCCAATGTGGTCGTCGCGTCGCCAGCGACCAGCCAGCGAGCAACTAAACAGCCTGCGACCGGCAGCCTGGGCGCAGGCGCAGACCCAAACCACTCATGTTCAAGCCGCCCACGTTGGTGCTGGCAGCACCAATGGGCCCGGAGTCGGAGCCGGGGCCGGAGCCGGAAGAGTGCGGCCCACGGGAGGATCGCCCATCAATCGCGATCGGCTGGCGGCTCGAACGGCCCACGTTGGCGGTGGCAGCACCAACGGAGGCTTGCCCTCTGGCCGGCGGGGGCGACTACAGGCCGCCACCAGCCGCCTGTCACGACAATTTCCCACCCTACTCGCTAATTTTTTGCTTAATAATCTGAGAAATAATGCGCCAACAGCTTCGGTAGGCAGCGCAGTCGCCGCCGAGGGAGGTTCGGCcgcctcatcatcatcaggagCACCTGCCCCAATTGCTGCTACCACACCAGCTGGTCCACCGCAAACTGTTGTGCCGACATCCACACCCACTCCTGCCGGCGGAGATTCGAACAACCTGCGTTCGCAGCTGCGCAGCTTCCTCAACGACAGCCTGTTTGTCGGCGTGCCCATCAACGAGCAGACCATCCCAGGGGCCATTGGTCGCGCACTTGAATGGTTCGCGGAGAGCCTGGTCTACTTGCCGCAATACGAGCGGCCGGAGTACAACTCCCGCGACTCGGTGTGCAACATCCTGCGTGTCAGCCTCCGTCTGATCATCGAGCTTTGTAATGGAGCTCCGGGCGGCGCTGATGGTGCTCAGTTCGAGCAAAGTCTCAAAAAGATCTGTGACCAGTTCCGCAAGCGCCTCTACAGCGTTCTCTTCTTGTGTCTTGGAAGCGCGAACGCGGAGCTCTACTGGCGCCAGCTAATGCGCCTGCTTTGCACACCAATGCGATCCA ACTTCCGCAACGAAGCCCTGCAGTTCTTGTGCATCTACATAGACCCCACGATTCCTGCCCAGACTGACACAGCAGATGCCCAGCAGTTCCTGGTCCTGCGCAGCGTTCAAGCAGCTCCTCCAACAGCTGCCGACGAA cagcagcagccgcaagAGCAATCTCTGGATACGGATGTTGAGATGGCTGAAGTggccgccagcagcagcagcagcagttcaCCGGCAGCCGACCTACCCGTAGTGATTGTGGGCTCAGAGCCCTGGCACATGAGTTTCCCCAATGATTGGTTGCCAGTGATAACGCGCGATCTACAGACCCAGGCAGAG CAGAGTCGTCCTCAGCCGCCGTTCTCGGATGCCTACATCTCGGGCATGTCCGCCAAGCGGCGCAAGATAATTCAGTCGGAAAAGCCGACGGCCAGCGTGGAGTGTCTCATTGCGAACGGAGTGCAGAGGGCTATCCAAAGCGCCGGTTTGGGTGGAACCAGTGGAAGCGCCTCAAGTTCGTCGATCAGTATGGATACCGTAATCGGTTCCATTGCTCACGACTCCACCGTTCAGGCTGCCTACACGGATGCGGTGCGGAATAGTTTAAAAGAGCGTATCAAGCAGGATGCGGATTTCAAGTCCAGCAAGTATCCACAGATCGCCAAGTTCGCCGAGCAAAAGTAG